The Corvus cornix cornix isolate S_Up_H32 chromosome 12, ASM73873v5, whole genome shotgun sequence genome includes a window with the following:
- the MKRN2OS gene encoding MKRN2 opposite strand protein: protein MALLRVRHCRALLYCRRAPPARCPACGGDLRAAGLAAAPVRLPCPFRHGHGQPRAFLIRPTRGTFLHGYDGHSDLHVGITNSQGVVYNYDQEGVHRAGSGWEQCISIPLVQPDMSELLQQWDDLLEEFSLEEAWLPHRYEEQQHNCYTFALAFVNRVRQGRGREPLSKAQFTERFLIPHTREASRYLTLHRELAHSDCYVVPLPEQEQDSGAGNDTLLE, encoded by the exons ATGGCGCTGCTGCGCGTGCGCCACTGCCGCGCGCTCCTGTACTGCCGGCGCGCGCCGCCAGCGCGCTGCCCCGCGTGCGGCGGGGACCTGCGCGCCGCCGGGCTGGCCGCCGCGCCTGTCCGCCTGCCCTGCCCCTTCCGGCACGGCCACGGGCAGCCCCGCGCCTTCCTCATCAGGCCCACCCGCGGCACCTTCCTGCA CGGCTACGACGGGCACTCCGACCTGCACGTCGGGATCACCAATTCCCAGG GCGTGGTGTACAACTATGACCAGGAGGGtgtgcacagggctggcagtggctgGGAGCAGTGCATCAGCATCCCCCTGGTGCAGCCGGACATGTCggagctcctgcagcagtgggatgaCCTCCTGGAGGAATTTTCCTTGGAAGAGGCCTGGCTCCCTCACAG GTacgaggagcagcagcacaactgcTACACCTTCGCCCTGGCCTTCGTCAACCGCGTCCggcagggccggggccgggagCCCCTGAGCAAGGCCCAGTTCACCGAGAGGTTCCTGATCCCACACACCAGGGAGGCCTCCAGGTACCTCACCCTGCACCGGGAGCTGGCACACAGCGACTGCTACGTCGTGCCCCTGCCCGAGCAAGAGCAGGACAGCGGGGCTGGAAACGACACCTTGCTGGAGTAG
- the TSEN2 gene encoding tRNA-splicing endonuclease subunit Sen2 isoform X2, producing MAEAVFHPPRRKRRVFESYKAPFPVDVGGKDFRVCQAEIINNNVIVRNPEDIEQLYNKGYFGKGILSRSRPVFSISDPLLVAKWRGVNTNMPIITSQKYQRRVQWAKSVLQEQGLDDCSVTKILDSYTKPLGLPFSREDGAEQTGDSCTSVGPNPENTEPSRQSAGSEGAQSPEGQNGGSKEGGDAAMDPGSGSRDQEQGDSREMAEGSCHRDPPVLCGCEGKQSPEQRAWQGMDLRECAPEYVLVQEEEEGSSCPEDDSTCAQGNAFFLVYALGCLSIYYGEEPLSIVKLWEVFSEVKPDFKTTYMAYHYFRGKGWVPKVGLKYGTDLLLYRKGPPFYHASYSVIAELVDDNFEGSLRRPLSWMSLSGLNRTTANASKELMLCYLIRPSDMTAEEMSTPECMKRIKVQELIVTRWVSSRERSEQDEF from the exons atggCAGAAGCAGTATTTCACCCcccaagaaggaaaagaagagttTTTGAGTCGTACAAGGCTCCCTTTCCTGTGGATGTAGGGGGGAAGGATTTCAGAGTATGCCAGGCTGAGATCATTAACAACAATGTGATTGTGAGGAACCCAGAGGATATTGAACAGCTCTACAACAAG GGCTACTTTGGAAAAGGGATCCTTTCCAGGAGCCGGCCAGTGTTCAGCATTTCAGATCCTCTGCTGGTGGCCAAGTGGAGAG GTGTTAACACAAACATGCCCATAATTACATCTCAAAA GTACCAGCGCCGTGTGCAGTGGGCTAAAAGtgtcctgcaggagcagggcctTGACGACTGCTCCGTCACCAAAATCCTGGACAGCTACACCAAACCCCTGGGGCTGCCCTTCTCCAGAGAGGATGGGGCTGAACAAACTGGAGACAGCTGCACCAGCGTGGGCCCAAACCCAGAAAATACAGAACCATCCAGGCAATCTGCTGGCAGTGAAGGAGCCCAAAGTCCTGAGGGTCAGAACGGGGGCTCCAAGGAGGGAGGAGATGCAGCCATGGATCCTGGGAGTGGCTCCAGGGACCAGGAGCAAGGGGATTCCAGAGAAATGGCTGAAGGATCCTGCCACAGGGACcctcctgtgctctgtggctgcgaggggaagcagagccctgagcagagGGCTTGGCAGGGGATGGACTTGAGGGAATGTGCTCCGGAGTATGTGCTGGtgcaagaggaggaagaaggaagctCCTGTCCTGAAGATGACTCCACTTGTGCACAAGgaaat gcttttttcttgGTGTATGCCCTGGGATGTTTAAGTATTTATTATGGTGAG GAGCCCCTGAGCATTGTGAAGCTGTGGGAAGTGTTCAGTGAGGTGAAGCCTGACTTCAAAACCACCTACATGGCCTATCACTACTTCAGGGGCAAGGGCTGGGTGCCCAAGGTGGGGCTGAAGTACGGCACGGATCTCT tgctgtaTCGAAAAGGGCCCCCCTTCTACCACGCCAG TTACTCTGTCATTGCTGAGTTGGTGGATGATAATTTTGAAGGTTCCCTTCGCAGACCCCTCAGCTGGATGTCCCTGTCTGGGCTGAACAGAACAACTGCAAATGCTTCTAAG gagcTCATGCTCTGCTATTTGATCAGACCTTCTGACATGACTGCAGAGGAGATGTCAACCCCAGAGTGTATGAAGAGAATCAAGGTTCAG GAACTGATCGTTACTCGTTGGGTTTCTTCCCGTGAGCGCAGTGAACAGGATGAATTTTAA
- the TSEN2 gene encoding tRNA-splicing endonuclease subunit Sen2 isoform X3, whose product MQGYFGKGILSRSRPVFSISDPLLVAKWRGVNTNMPIITSQKYQRRVQWAKSVLQEQGLDDCSVTKILDSYTKPLGLPFSREDGAEQTGDSCTSVGPNPENTEPSRQSAGSEGAQSPEGQNGGSKEGGDAAMDPGSGSRDQEQGDSREMAEGSCHRDPPVLCGCEGKQSPEQRAWQGMDLRECAPEYVLVQEEEEGSSCPEDDSTCAQGNLVKKEVLVCRKNPFRIFEYLQLSLEEAFFLVYALGCLSIYYGEEPLSIVKLWEVFSEVKPDFKTTYMAYHYFRGKGWVPKVGLKYGTDLLLYRKGPPFYHASYSVIAELVDDNFEGSLRRPLSWMSLSGLNRTTANASKELMLCYLIRPSDMTAEEMSTPECMKRIKVQELIVTRWVSSRERSEQDEF is encoded by the exons ATGCAG GGCTACTTTGGAAAAGGGATCCTTTCCAGGAGCCGGCCAGTGTTCAGCATTTCAGATCCTCTGCTGGTGGCCAAGTGGAGAG GTGTTAACACAAACATGCCCATAATTACATCTCAAAA GTACCAGCGCCGTGTGCAGTGGGCTAAAAGtgtcctgcaggagcagggcctTGACGACTGCTCCGTCACCAAAATCCTGGACAGCTACACCAAACCCCTGGGGCTGCCCTTCTCCAGAGAGGATGGGGCTGAACAAACTGGAGACAGCTGCACCAGCGTGGGCCCAAACCCAGAAAATACAGAACCATCCAGGCAATCTGCTGGCAGTGAAGGAGCCCAAAGTCCTGAGGGTCAGAACGGGGGCTCCAAGGAGGGAGGAGATGCAGCCATGGATCCTGGGAGTGGCTCCAGGGACCAGGAGCAAGGGGATTCCAGAGAAATGGCTGAAGGATCCTGCCACAGGGACcctcctgtgctctgtggctgcgaggggaagcagagccctgagcagagGGCTTGGCAGGGGATGGACTTGAGGGAATGTGCTCCGGAGTATGTGCTGGtgcaagaggaggaagaaggaagctCCTGTCCTGAAGATGACTCCACTTGTGCACAAGgaaat CTTGTCAAGAAGGAAGTATTAGTATGCAGAAAAAACCCATTTAGGATTTTTGAGTACTTACAACTCAGCTTGGAAGAG gcttttttcttgGTGTATGCCCTGGGATGTTTAAGTATTTATTATGGTGAG GAGCCCCTGAGCATTGTGAAGCTGTGGGAAGTGTTCAGTGAGGTGAAGCCTGACTTCAAAACCACCTACATGGCCTATCACTACTTCAGGGGCAAGGGCTGGGTGCCCAAGGTGGGGCTGAAGTACGGCACGGATCTCT tgctgtaTCGAAAAGGGCCCCCCTTCTACCACGCCAG TTACTCTGTCATTGCTGAGTTGGTGGATGATAATTTTGAAGGTTCCCTTCGCAGACCCCTCAGCTGGATGTCCCTGTCTGGGCTGAACAGAACAACTGCAAATGCTTCTAAG gagcTCATGCTCTGCTATTTGATCAGACCTTCTGACATGACTGCAGAGGAGATGTCAACCCCAGAGTGTATGAAGAGAATCAAGGTTCAG GAACTGATCGTTACTCGTTGGGTTTCTTCCCGTGAGCGCAGTGAACAGGATGAATTTTAA
- the TSEN2 gene encoding tRNA-splicing endonuclease subunit Sen2 isoform X1, with protein sequence MAEAVFHPPRRKRRVFESYKAPFPVDVGGKDFRVCQAEIINNNVIVRNPEDIEQLYNKGYFGKGILSRSRPVFSISDPLLVAKWRGVNTNMPIITSQKYQRRVQWAKSVLQEQGLDDCSVTKILDSYTKPLGLPFSREDGAEQTGDSCTSVGPNPENTEPSRQSAGSEGAQSPEGQNGGSKEGGDAAMDPGSGSRDQEQGDSREMAEGSCHRDPPVLCGCEGKQSPEQRAWQGMDLRECAPEYVLVQEEEEGSSCPEDDSTCAQGNLVKKEVLVCRKNPFRIFEYLQLSLEEAFFLVYALGCLSIYYGEEPLSIVKLWEVFSEVKPDFKTTYMAYHYFRGKGWVPKVGLKYGTDLLLYRKGPPFYHASYSVIAELVDDNFEGSLRRPLSWMSLSGLNRTTANASKELMLCYLIRPSDMTAEEMSTPECMKRIKVQELIVTRWVSSRERSEQDEF encoded by the exons atggCAGAAGCAGTATTTCACCCcccaagaaggaaaagaagagttTTTGAGTCGTACAAGGCTCCCTTTCCTGTGGATGTAGGGGGGAAGGATTTCAGAGTATGCCAGGCTGAGATCATTAACAACAATGTGATTGTGAGGAACCCAGAGGATATTGAACAGCTCTACAACAAG GGCTACTTTGGAAAAGGGATCCTTTCCAGGAGCCGGCCAGTGTTCAGCATTTCAGATCCTCTGCTGGTGGCCAAGTGGAGAG GTGTTAACACAAACATGCCCATAATTACATCTCAAAA GTACCAGCGCCGTGTGCAGTGGGCTAAAAGtgtcctgcaggagcagggcctTGACGACTGCTCCGTCACCAAAATCCTGGACAGCTACACCAAACCCCTGGGGCTGCCCTTCTCCAGAGAGGATGGGGCTGAACAAACTGGAGACAGCTGCACCAGCGTGGGCCCAAACCCAGAAAATACAGAACCATCCAGGCAATCTGCTGGCAGTGAAGGAGCCCAAAGTCCTGAGGGTCAGAACGGGGGCTCCAAGGAGGGAGGAGATGCAGCCATGGATCCTGGGAGTGGCTCCAGGGACCAGGAGCAAGGGGATTCCAGAGAAATGGCTGAAGGATCCTGCCACAGGGACcctcctgtgctctgtggctgcgaggggaagcagagccctgagcagagGGCTTGGCAGGGGATGGACTTGAGGGAATGTGCTCCGGAGTATGTGCTGGtgcaagaggaggaagaaggaagctCCTGTCCTGAAGATGACTCCACTTGTGCACAAGgaaat CTTGTCAAGAAGGAAGTATTAGTATGCAGAAAAAACCCATTTAGGATTTTTGAGTACTTACAACTCAGCTTGGAAGAG gcttttttcttgGTGTATGCCCTGGGATGTTTAAGTATTTATTATGGTGAG GAGCCCCTGAGCATTGTGAAGCTGTGGGAAGTGTTCAGTGAGGTGAAGCCTGACTTCAAAACCACCTACATGGCCTATCACTACTTCAGGGGCAAGGGCTGGGTGCCCAAGGTGGGGCTGAAGTACGGCACGGATCTCT tgctgtaTCGAAAAGGGCCCCCCTTCTACCACGCCAG TTACTCTGTCATTGCTGAGTTGGTGGATGATAATTTTGAAGGTTCCCTTCGCAGACCCCTCAGCTGGATGTCCCTGTCTGGGCTGAACAGAACAACTGCAAATGCTTCTAAG gagcTCATGCTCTGCTATTTGATCAGACCTTCTGACATGACTGCAGAGGAGATGTCAACCCCAGAGTGTATGAAGAGAATCAAGGTTCAG GAACTGATCGTTACTCGTTGGGTTTCTTCCCGTGAGCGCAGTGAACAGGATGAATTTTAA